A section of the Hemibagrus wyckioides isolate EC202008001 linkage group LG04, SWU_Hwy_1.0, whole genome shotgun sequence genome encodes:
- the kif23 gene encoding kinesin-like protein KIF23 isoform X4, giving the protein MLRPAKGKTPRRPPPKKPTNNLKDPVGVYCRVRPLGAENEECCIEVISSTTIQLHAPDGLKANRNGEFKETQYSFKKVFGIKITQMELFEDVAKPLVEDLIHGKNGLLFTYGVTGSGKTYTMTGSPGQGGLLPRSLDMIFNSIGPYQAKRFVFKPDDKNGMEVQNQVDALLERQKQESQTPVPKTPSSRQRVDPEFADMINPEEACKASGVDEDSSYSVFVSYIEIYNNYIYDLLEEVPYDPIRPKPPQSKILREDQNHNMYVAGCTELEVKSTEEAFEVFWRGQKKRRIANTQLNRESSRSHSVFIIKLAQAPLDADGDNVLQDKNQVNVSQLCLVDLAGSERTSRTRAEGNRLREAGNINQSLMTLRTCIEVLRENQMCGTNKMVPYRDSKVTHLFKNYFDGEGKVRMVVCVNPKADDYEETMLVMRFAEMTQEVEVARPVDRPICGFAAGRRQRNQAFKEELSRRLEERGGPVDGEPPTALNHLLQNLPPLPSCEISDPTDDLTLPRLIEALEKRHRIRQMMTEEYNKAANMLKSMLQDLDGNLISKENFIHDQRSKLGEKDKMIQNQKNEIDRLEKKSKMLEYKIDILQKTTNIYEEDKRALQNELESREQRLQRELSEKKRMEARMQGLVSDEKFRWQKECERRVNAKELEMQNKLWVKDEKLKQLKAIVTESKADTRPPDKPQRPSREKDRVPVPAKRSASPSPMPTGPVVRPLHRRSHSAGGERWVDHKPTTNVELDTVMQPNVPNSIKVNAPSEKALSKCDKYMLTHQEVASDGEIQTKLIKGEVFKTRGGGQAVQFTDIETLKQENAVGPSRKRRSSENCQDDRKDGDWTDVETRCSVAVEMRAGSNLGPGYQHHGYPKRRKP; this is encoded by the exons ATGTTAAGGCCTGC AAAAGGCAAGACCCCGCGCCGACCTCCTCCTAAAAAACCAACCAACAACCTGAAGGATCCTGTCGGG gtgtacTGTCGTGTGCGTCCACTAGGTGCAGAGAATGAAGAGTGTTGCATTGAGGTGATCAGCAGTACCACCATCCAGCTACATGCTCCTGATGGCCTCAAAGCCAATAGGAATGGAGAGTTTAAAGAG ACCCAGTATTCCTTCAAGAAGGTTTTTGGAATTAAAATCACACAGATGGAATTGTTTGAGGATGTTGCAAAACCTCTTGTAGAAGATCTTATTCATGGCAAAAATG GTCTTCTCTTCACCTATGGTGTCACTGGCAGTGGAAAGACCTACACGATGACTGGTTCCCCTGGCCAAGGCGGGCTCCTGCCCCGCTCACTGGACATGATCTTCAACAGCATTGGTCCTTACCAGGCCAAAAGATTT GTCTTCAAGCCAGATGATAAGAATGGCATGGAAGTGCAAAACCAAGTGGATGCTCTTTTGGAACGACAGAAACAAGAGAGTCAGACACCTGTACCCAAGACTCCATCCTCAAG gCAAAGAGTTGATCCAGAGTTTGCTGACATGATCAATCCGGAAGAAGCTTGTAAGGCTTCAGGGGTGGATGAGGACAGTAGCTACAGTGTGTTTGTCTCTTACATAGAGATATACAATAACTACATCTATGATCTACTGGAGGAGGTGCCATATGACCCAATAAGGCCTAA ACCACCCCAGTCCAAGATTTTACGTGAAGATCAAAACCACAACATGTATGTGGCTGGATGTACAGAGCTTGAGGTGAAATCAACAGAAGAAGCATTTGAAGTCTTTTGGAGGG GTCAAAAGAAGCGCAGGATTGCAAACACTCAGTTAAATCGTGAGTCCAGCAGATCACACAGTGTCTTTATCATTAAACTTGCTCAAGCCCCACTGGATGCAGATGGAGACAATGTCCTTCAG GATAAGAACCAGGTGAATGTGAGTCAGTTGTGTCTGGTGGATCTGGCTGGCAGTGAACGCACAAGCAGAACCCGTGCGGAGGGCAACCGCCTTCGGGAAGCAG GCAACATCAATCAGTCTCTGATGACTCTCCGCACATGCATTGAAGTTCTCAGAGAGAATCAGATGTGTGGAACAAACAag ATGGTCCCATACAGAGACTCTAAGGTGACCCATCTGTTCAAAAATTATTTTGATGGAGAGGGGAAAGTCAGAATGGTGGTCTGTGTGAACCCTAAGGCTGATGATTATGAAGAAACAATG CTGGTGATGCGGTTTGCTGAGATGACTCAAGAAGTAGAAGTGGCACGACCAGTTGACAGGCCCATCTGCGGCTTTGCTGCAGGACGGCGACAGAGGAACCAGGCCTTCAAAGAGGAGCTGTCTCGTCGGCTAGAAGAGCGTGGAGGCCCCGTTGATGGCG AACCTCCCACAGCCCTGAACCATCTGTTGCAAAATTTGCCTCCACTGCCTTCCTGTGAAATCTCTGACCCTACGGATGACCTTACGCTTCCTAGATTAATTGAGGCCTTGGAGAAGCGTCATAGGATCCGCCAGATGATGACTGAAGAGTACAACAAAGCTG CCAATATGCTGAAGTCAATGCTTCAAGACCTAGATGGCAACCTCATCTCCAAAGAGAATTTCATCCATGACCAACGGAGCAAGCTGGGTGAGAAGGACAAAATGATCCAGAACCAGAAAAATGAGATTGATCGGCTGGAGAAGAAATCCAAGATGCTGGAGTACAAG ATTGACATCCTGCAGAAAACTACAAATATCTATGAGGAGGATAAGCGTGCCTTACAGAATGAGCTAGAGAGCAGAGAACAAAGGTTGCAGCGGGAACTCTCAGAAAAGAAGCGAATGGAGGCACGCATGCAAGGGTTGGTCTCGGATGAAAAGTTCCGGTGgcagaaggagtgt GAGAGGCGGGTAAATGCCAAGGAACTGGAAATGCAGAACAAGCTTTGGGTAAAGGACGAAAAGCTAAAGCAGCTCAAAGCTATAGTAACGGAGAGTAAGGCAGACACCCGACCACCTGATAAACCCCAGCGACCCTCCAGAGAAAAGGACAGAGTTCCTGTTCCTGCAAAGCGATCGGCCTCACCCTCACCGATGCCT ACTGGGCCGGTGGTTCGGCCTCTGCATAGGCGCTCGCACTCAGCGGGTGGTGAGAGATGGGTAGATCACAAACCCACCACCAACGTGGAACTGGACACGGTCATGCAGCCCAACGTTCCCAACTCGATCAAGGTTAACGCTCCCAGCGAGAAAGCCCTATCCAAGTGTGACAAATACATGCTGACACACCAAGAAGTGGCTTCTGATGGCGAGATCCAAACCAAGCTCATCAAG ggtgaGGTGTTTAAAACTAGAGGTGGTGGACAAGCAGTGCAGTTCACTGAtattgaaacactgaaacaagaAAATGCTGTTGGTCCAAG TCGTAAAAGGAGATCATCAGAAAACTGCCAGGATGATCGTAAGGATGGGGACTGGACAGATGTGGAGACCAGG TGTTCTGTGGCCGTTGAGATGAGGGCTGGCTCGAACCTGGGACCTGGTTATCAGCACCACGGATATCCAAA ACGCAGAAAGCCCTAA